A stretch of the Betaproteobacteria bacterium genome encodes the following:
- a CDS encoding ATPase: LCDRLLLMGRLDEKHAFTGKDVAEVINELQQEFAPADLRINRGGGG; the protein is encoded by the coding sequence CTGTGCGACCGCCTGCTGCTAATGGGCCGCCTGGACGAGAAACACGCGTTTACCGGCAAGGACGTGGCCGAAGTGATCAACGAGCTGCAGCAGGAATTCGCGCCCGCGGATCTGCGGATCAACCGGGGAGGGGGAGGTTGA